A genomic segment from Alteribacillus bidgolensis encodes:
- a CDS encoding sensor histidine kinase translates to MLGNILRYSLRNIDQLVPLQEEIEHVQNYLFIQQTRYRNKLHFEMDISENVKPINIPILFMVLNQLESQLIFS, encoded by the coding sequence ATGCTTGGGAATATTTTACGGTACAGTTTACGAAACATCGACCAGCTCGTGCCTTTGCAAGAAGAAATTGAACATGTCCAAAACTATTTATTTATACAACAAACACGATATAGAAACAAATTACATTTTGAAATGGATATCAGTGAAAACGTGAAACCAATAAATATACCTATCTTGTTCATGGTTTTGAACCAGTTGGAAAGCCAATTAATATTTTCCTAG
- a CDS encoding aquaporin — protein sequence MALYRGFPWKKVISYICAQVAGTFTDAAFVFGLYYPAFVSYQESTVIVIGRENSQAMAGIFSFNIHAWEYFTVQFTKHRPARAFARRN from the coding sequence ATGGCTTTGTATCGAGGATTTCCATGGAAAAAAGTTATTTCGTATATTTGTGCGCAAGTTGCTGGAACATTTACAGATGCTGCCTTTGTTTTTGGATTATATTATCCAGCCTTTGTGTCCTATCAAGAATCTACCGTTATAGTAATTGGGAGAGAAAATAGTCAAGCGATGGCTGGTATCTTTTCATTTAACATACATGCTTGGGAATATTTTACGGTACAGTTTACGAAACATCGACCAGCTCGTGCCTTTGCAAGAAGAAATTGA
- a CDS encoding sigma 54-interacting transcriptional regulator, protein MDRYGSVLILGETGSGKEVVAQ, encoded by the coding sequence GTGGATAGATATGGTTCTGTTTTAATACTCGGTGAAACCGGTTCCGGAAAAGAGGTAGTTGCCCAGTAA